In Zea mays cultivar B73 chromosome 7, Zm-B73-REFERENCE-NAM-5.0, whole genome shotgun sequence, the following proteins share a genomic window:
- the LOC103632719 gene encoding protein ODORANT1, with protein MGRQPCCDKVGLKKGPWTAEEDQKLVTFLLINGQCCWRAVPKLAGLLRCGKSCRLRWTNYLRPDLKRGLLSEEEERTVIDLHAQLGNRWSKIASHLPGRTDNEIKNHWNTHIKKKLKKMGIDPVTHKPLHQPAPPPPLEEPAGSSGEEKQIVTAITSGYDDASFCTDDVPMALLLDDIDIVLPGDDVVSAQAAACFGTVYSPESSSSSSSSNSASAAASSGGTSSVDGEWLDWPPMMDWPEPMWQLEDVVTARKPWEFEDPFVTYQRIALFEHQETL; from the exons ATGGGGAGGCAACCGTGCTGCGATAAGGTGGGGCTGAAGAAGGGCCCGTGGACGGCGGAGGAGGACCAGAAGCTCGTCACCTTCCTCCTCATCAACGGCCAGTGCTGCTGGCGCGCCGTGCCTAAGCTCGCCG GACTACTGCGGTGCGGGAAGAGCTGCAGGCTGCGGTGGACCAACTACCTGCGCCCGGACCTCAAGCGCGGGCTGCtgtcggaggaggaggagaggaCGGTGATCGACCTGCACGCGCAGCTGGGCAACCGGTGGTCCAAGATCGCGTCGCACCTGCCGGGGAGAACGGACAACGAGATCAAGAACCACTGGAACACGCACATCAAGAAGAAGCTCAAGAAAATGGGCATCGACCCTGTGACACACAAGCCACTCCATCAgccagctcctcctcctcctcttgaggAGCCAGCTGGCTCGTCGGGGGAGGAGAAGCAGATCGTCACGGCGATCACGTCAGGATACGATGATGCATCGTTCTGCACCGACGACGTGCCCATGGCGCTCCTCCTGGACGACATTGACATCGTGTTGCCAGGCGACGACGTGGTCAGTGCACAGGCCGCGGCCTGCTTCGGCACTGTTTACTCGCCCGAgtcgtcttcttcctcctcctcgtcCAACTCCGCCTCCGCGGCAGCATCGAGCGGTGGCACCAGCAGCGTCGACGGCGAGTGGCTTGATTGGCCGCCGATGATGGACTGGCCGGAGCCGATGTGGCAGCTGGAGGACGTGGTTACTGCGCGGAAGCCATGGGAGTTCGAGGACCCCTTCGTCACATACCAGAGGATCGCCTTGTTTGAACACCAGGAAACATTATGA